A single region of the Novosphingobium sp. SL115 genome encodes:
- a CDS encoding fumarylacetoacetate hydrolase family protein, with product MKLASLPQGRDGRLIVVSDDLAWYADADHIVPTMQGLLDDWDRHCPRLEALAIELAHEAIPRKRFHEREACAPLPRAFQWVDGSAYVNHVELVRKARGAELPDSFWTDPLMYQGGSDDLRGGREPISLANESWGCDFEAEIVVVTGDVPQGVTPQQAINYVRLVGLVNDVSLRNLIPGELAKGFGFVQSKPASHFSPVFVTPAGLGAAWVGGKLNLPLMVDLNQQSFGRIEAGEECTFDFGVLIAHLAKTRRIGAGTIIGSGTVSNRDADGSPGRPVAQGGRGYACIAEQRMVETIANGQPVTPFLKNGDTVRIEMRDAKGRSIFGAIDQVVGQA from the coding sequence GTGAAACTTGCATCTCTGCCGCAGGGGCGTGACGGACGGTTGATCGTCGTTTCCGATGATCTGGCATGGTATGCCGATGCAGATCACATTGTCCCCACGATGCAGGGATTGCTTGACGACTGGGACCGGCATTGTCCGCGGCTTGAGGCGCTGGCCATCGAACTGGCGCACGAAGCCATCCCGCGCAAACGCTTTCACGAACGCGAAGCCTGCGCCCCGCTGCCGCGCGCGTTCCAGTGGGTTGATGGCAGCGCTTATGTGAATCATGTCGAACTGGTGCGCAAAGCGCGCGGTGCCGAATTGCCAGACAGTTTCTGGACCGATCCTCTGATGTATCAGGGTGGCAGTGACGATCTGCGCGGTGGGCGCGAACCGATCAGTCTGGCAAACGAAAGCTGGGGCTGCGATTTCGAGGCCGAGATTGTGGTGGTGACAGGCGACGTGCCGCAGGGCGTTACGCCGCAACAGGCGATCAACTATGTCAGGCTGGTCGGACTGGTCAACGACGTGTCGTTGCGCAATCTCATTCCGGGAGAACTGGCCAAAGGCTTTGGTTTTGTGCAGTCAAAGCCTGCCAGCCATTTCTCGCCGGTGTTCGTTACCCCGGCGGGGCTGGGCGCGGCATGGGTCGGCGGCAAGCTGAATCTGCCGCTGATGGTTGACCTGAATCAGCAGTCCTTCGGACGGATCGAAGCTGGCGAAGAGTGTACTTTTGATTTCGGCGTGCTGATCGCACATCTGGCGAAGACGCGGCGAATCGGCGCAGGCACGATTATCGGATCGGGCACGGTTTCAAATCGCGACGCAGATGGTTCCCCCGGCCGCCCGGTGGCGCAAGGCGGACGCGGCTATGCCTGCATAGCTGAACAACGCATGGTTGAAACCATTGCAAATGGTCAGCCTGTCACGCCTTTTCTCAAGAATGGCGATACGGTGCGGATCGAGATGCGTGACGCGAAAGGGCGCAGCATTTTCGGCGCTATAGATCAGGTGGTTGGCCAAGCCTGA
- a CDS encoding sodium-translocating pyrophosphatase yields the protein MNLVVLSIILGLLAVVYGFVTSRQVLGAPAGNAKMQEIAAAIQEGAQAYLKRQYTAIAIVGVVVAVIVAATLGVIAAVGFVIGAVLSGVAGFIGMNVSVRANVRTAAAAQSGLQQGLTLAFRAGAITGMLVAGLALLAIAGFFWHLTSTGGFGHGLAPDDRIVVTALTTLALGASLVSIFARLGGGIFTKAADVGADLVGKVEAGIPEDDPRNPAVIADNVGDNVGDCAGMAADLFETYVVTVGATMVLTALLLKGVGDMLMPLMSLPLLIGGVCIVTSIIGTYFVKLGKSNNIMGAMYKGFLVTAVLSIPAIWWAISYALGGMETGIGEAGFTGRTLFYCALLGLAITGLIIWITEYYTGTNYRPVKSIAQASVTGHGTNVIQGLAISLEATALPTLVICAGIVIAHQLAGLIGIAYAATSMLALAGMVVALDAYGPVTDNAGGIAEMAGLDDSVREKTDALDAVGNTTKAVTKGYAIGSAGLAALVLFAAYTTDLREFFPTLEVNFSLENPYVIVGLLLGALLPYLFGAMGMTAVGRAAGDVVVDVRDQFRENPGIMAGTSKPDYARTVDLVTKAAIKEMIVPSLLPVLAPIAVYFVIAAVAGPANGFAALGALLLGVIVGGLFVALSMTSGGGAWDNAKKYIEDGHHGGKGSDAHKAAVTGDTVGDPYKDTAGPAVNPMIKITNIVALLLLAALAGHAVG from the coding sequence GTGAACCTAGTTGTCTTATCGATAATACTAGGGTTGCTTGCCGTGGTTTACGGCTTTGTAACCAGCCGCCAGGTGCTCGGCGCACCGGCAGGCAATGCAAAAATGCAGGAAATTGCCGCCGCCATTCAGGAAGGCGCACAGGCCTATCTGAAGCGCCAATATACCGCGATCGCCATCGTCGGCGTGGTCGTGGCCGTAATCGTCGCGGCAACGCTCGGCGTGATCGCCGCAGTGGGCTTCGTGATAGGCGCGGTGCTTTCGGGCGTGGCGGGCTTCATCGGCATGAATGTGTCGGTACGCGCGAACGTGCGCACAGCCGCCGCCGCGCAAAGCGGGCTGCAACAAGGCCTCACGCTGGCGTTCCGCGCCGGCGCGATCACCGGTATGCTGGTAGCGGGCCTTGCGCTTCTCGCCATCGCAGGCTTCTTCTGGCACCTGACCAGCACCGGCGGCTTCGGCCATGGCCTTGCCCCGGATGATCGGATCGTCGTTACGGCGCTTACCACGCTGGCGCTGGGCGCTTCGCTGGTGTCGATCTTCGCGCGCCTTGGCGGCGGCATCTTCACCAAAGCGGCAGACGTCGGTGCCGATCTTGTCGGCAAGGTCGAAGCAGGCATCCCCGAAGACGATCCGCGTAACCCTGCCGTTATCGCTGATAACGTGGGCGACAATGTGGGCGACTGCGCCGGCATGGCCGCCGACCTGTTCGAAACCTATGTCGTCACCGTAGGCGCCACCATGGTTCTTACCGCGTTGCTGCTGAAGGGCGTGGGCGATATGCTCATGCCGTTGATGAGCCTGCCTTTGCTGATCGGCGGGGTGTGCATCGTCACCTCGATCATCGGCACCTATTTCGTCAAGCTGGGCAAATCGAACAACATCATGGGCGCAATGTACAAGGGCTTCCTTGTCACCGCTGTCCTGTCGATTCCAGCCATCTGGTGGGCCATTTCCTACGCCTTGGGCGGTATGGAAACCGGCATCGGTGAAGCGGGCTTTACCGGGCGCACCCTGTTCTATTGCGCGCTGCTTGGCCTTGCCATCACCGGCCTCATCATCTGGATTACTGAATACTACACCGGCACCAACTATCGTCCGGTAAAATCCATCGCTCAGGCGTCGGTCACCGGCCACGGCACCAACGTCATTCAGGGCCTTGCCATCAGCCTTGAAGCAACCGCGCTACCCACGCTGGTCATCTGCGCGGGTATCGTCATCGCCCACCAGCTCGCCGGGCTGATCGGCATTGCCTATGCCGCAACATCGATGCTGGCCCTTGCCGGCATGGTCGTGGCGTTAGACGCCTATGGCCCGGTTACCGACAACGCCGGTGGCATTGCCGAAATGGCAGGCCTTGACGATTCGGTCCGTGAAAAGACCGACGCACTCGATGCCGTGGGCAACACCACCAAGGCCGTGACCAAAGGCTATGCCATCGGTTCGGCAGGTCTTGCCGCGCTGGTGTTGTTCGCTGCCTATACGACTGATCTTCGGGAATTCTTCCCGACGCTTGAGGTCAACTTCAGCCTTGAAAACCCTTATGTCATCGTCGGCCTGCTGTTGGGGGCGCTTCTTCCCTATCTGTTCGGCGCAATGGGGATGACCGCCGTGGGCCGCGCTGCCGGTGACGTGGTGGTTGATGTGCGCGATCAGTTCCGTGAAAATCCGGGCATCATGGCAGGCACGTCCAAGCCCGATTATGCCCGCACGGTCGATCTCGTGACCAAGGCGGCAATCAAGGAAATGATCGTGCCGTCGCTGCTGCCGGTGCTTGCCCCGATTGCAGTCTATTTCGTGATCGCTGCGGTTGCAGGCCCTGCCAACGGCTTTGCCGCACTTGGCGCGCTGCTTCTGGGCGTGATCGTCGGCGGCCTGTTCGTTGCCCTGTCCATGACATCCGGCGGCGGCGCATGGGATAATGCCAAGAAGTATATCGAAGACGGCCACCACGGCGGCAAGGGTTCCGACGCCCACAAGGCTGCCGTTACCGGCGATACCGTGGGCGATCCTTACAAGGACACTGCCGGTCCTGCCGTCAATCCGATGATTAAGATCACCAACATCGTCGCGCTGCTGCTGCTCGCGGCGCTGGCTGGTCACGCGGTGGGATAA
- a CDS encoding TetR family transcriptional regulator, translated as MNAEVQKGEGLETPGARELLLQTASNIMREGDVVDISLSELSLRSGLNSALVKYYFGNKAGLLKALLDRDMETIVKSVDALLSKDDMDPEAKLRRHISKCIDTYYAYPYLNRLLMRLVRDSDEAEAKRIADQYLLPLHRAYNRFIGEGVKAGVFRAINPQLFYFTVTGAADRFFSARLVLKHCFDQDTLTEELRDSYREHTVDFIMAGILAH; from the coding sequence ATGAACGCAGAAGTGCAAAAAGGTGAAGGCCTTGAAACGCCGGGCGCACGCGAGCTGCTGTTGCAGACCGCGTCGAACATCATGCGCGAGGGAGATGTCGTTGACATTTCCCTGTCGGAACTGAGCCTGCGTTCAGGCCTGAATTCCGCCTTGGTCAAATATTACTTCGGTAATAAAGCAGGCCTGCTCAAAGCCTTGCTTGACCGGGATATGGAAACCATCGTCAAATCGGTGGATGCGTTGCTGTCCAAGGATGACATGGATCCTGAAGCCAAACTGCGGCGCCATATCTCGAAGTGCATCGACACCTATTACGCTTATCCTTATCTTAACCGCCTGCTTATGCGGCTGGTGCGTGACAGTGATGAGGCCGAGGCCAAGCGTATTGCCGACCAGTATCTGCTGCCGCTGCACCGCGCCTATAACCGGTTCATCGGAGAAGGGGTGAAGGCGGGAGTGTTCCGTGCGATCAATCCACAATTGTTCTATTTCACCGTCACCGGGGCGGCGGACCGGTTCTTTTCTGCGCGGCTGGTGCTGAAGCACTGCTTCGATCAGGATACGCTGACCGAGGAACTGCGCGACAGCTATCGTGAACATACCGTCGATTTCATCATGGCCGGTATTCTGGCGCACTGA
- a CDS encoding acetyl-CoA C-acetyltransferase, with protein MATAYIVDAVRTAGGRRGGRLAGVHPVDLAARSLDAIVARTGIDPAAVDDVIMGCVTQAGQQAMQVGRNAVLASKLLPQSTPAVTIDRQCGSSQQAVQFAAQAVMSGVQDVVIASGVESMSRVPMGSNATFHMKEGLGHYKSAGLEEKYPGVMFSQFVGAEMIVKKHGFSKDDLDRFSLNSHLKAIAATNAQAFANEIVGIEIETPEGPTMHVVDEGIRFDATLESIAGVKLLSPDGSLTAASASQICDGSSAVLIVSEAALKAHGLTPLARIHNLTVTAGDPVIMLEEPLFATDRALQRAGMKMADIDLYEVNEAFASVPMAWLKHTGADPEKLNVNGGAIALGHPLGASGTKLMATLVHALRARGGKYGLQTMCEGGGVANVTIIEAL; from the coding sequence ATGGCTACTGCCTATATCGTCGATGCGGTGCGGACGGCTGGCGGGCGGCGCGGCGGCAGGCTGGCGGGGGTGCATCCGGTTGATCTGGCCGCGCGCAGCCTTGATGCCATCGTGGCGCGCACGGGCATCGATCCGGCTGCCGTGGACGACGTCATCATGGGGTGTGTAACACAGGCCGGCCAGCAGGCGATGCAGGTGGGGCGCAATGCGGTGCTGGCATCCAAGCTGTTGCCGCAATCGACGCCTGCGGTGACGATTGACCGCCAGTGCGGTTCTTCGCAGCAGGCGGTGCAGTTCGCAGCGCAGGCGGTCATGTCGGGCGTGCAGGACGTGGTGATCGCATCTGGCGTTGAAAGCATGAGCCGGGTGCCGATGGGGTCAAACGCCACGTTCCATATGAAGGAAGGGCTGGGGCACTACAAATCGGCCGGGCTGGAAGAGAAGTATCCGGGCGTGATGTTTTCGCAGTTTGTGGGCGCGGAAATGATCGTGAAGAAGCACGGTTTTTCCAAGGATGATCTGGATCGCTTCTCGCTGAACAGCCACCTCAAGGCGATTGCCGCCACCAATGCGCAGGCCTTTGCCAACGAGATCGTGGGCATCGAGATTGAAACGCCCGAAGGCCCGACGATGCATGTGGTGGACGAAGGTATCCGTTTTGACGCAACGCTTGAAAGCATTGCCGGGGTCAAACTGCTTAGCCCTGACGGTTCGCTGACGGCGGCCAGTGCCAGCCAGATCTGCGATGGGTCGAGCGCGGTTCTGATAGTATCGGAAGCAGCTTTGAAAGCGCACGGCCTGACCCCGCTGGCGCGCATTCACAACCTGACTGTGACGGCGGGCGATCCGGTAATCATGCTGGAAGAACCATTGTTCGCCACCGATCGCGCCTTGCAGCGGGCTGGCATGAAAATGGCCGACATCGATCTTTATGAAGTTAACGAAGCTTTCGCTTCGGTGCCTATGGCGTGGCTGAAGCACACCGGAGCCGATCCTGAAAAGCTGAACGTCAATGGCGGCGCGATTGCGCTGGGCCATCCGCTGGGCGCTTCGGGCACGAAGCTGATGGCCACGCTGGTTCATGCGCTGCGCGCGCGCGGCGGCAAATATGGTTTGCAGACGATGTGCGAAGGCGGCGGCGTCGCCAATGTGACGATCATCGAAGCGCTTTGA
- a CDS encoding type II secretion system F family protein: MTSTIQLMVMAFGLLLAMVLAYAALSGPSASKEGNRRLQAVRFRHSDNTDDKVEAQYRKTVAARKPTTSRVQGKSATKLQVLAQRLHRTGKKWSLTQYLYLSGGMAFTITALVWMKTGAPVLALGVGVVIGGGLPHMVVGRTIKKRLDNFTARLPDALDLLIRGLRSGLPVTETLGVVATELPGPVGEEFKLVTDRIKVGRTMEEALQETADRLNIPEFNFFCITLAIQRETGGNLAETLSNLSEVLRKRAQMKLKIKAMSSESKASAYIVGALPFLVFALIYTINPTYLGGFFTDDRLIIAGMGGLTWFSIGIFIMAKMVSFEI; encoded by the coding sequence ATGACGAGCACGATCCAGCTTATGGTTATGGCCTTTGGCCTGCTGCTGGCCATGGTGCTCGCCTATGCGGCGCTATCAGGGCCTTCTGCATCGAAAGAAGGCAACCGCCGGCTGCAAGCGGTGCGCTTTCGCCACTCTGACAACACCGACGACAAGGTCGAGGCGCAGTATCGCAAGACCGTCGCCGCCCGCAAGCCGACAACATCGCGTGTGCAGGGCAAATCGGCGACCAAGCTCCAGGTACTGGCGCAGCGACTGCACAGAACCGGCAAGAAATGGTCGTTGACGCAGTATCTGTACCTGAGCGGCGGCATGGCATTTACCATCACGGCGCTTGTATGGATGAAGACGGGCGCACCTGTGCTCGCACTCGGCGTAGGTGTGGTTATAGGCGGCGGTCTGCCGCATATGGTGGTTGGTCGGACCATCAAGAAGCGACTGGACAACTTTACCGCACGCTTGCCGGACGCCCTCGATCTCCTCATCCGCGGTCTGCGTTCGGGCCTGCCCGTCACGGAAACGCTCGGCGTGGTTGCAACCGAACTTCCCGGCCCCGTGGGCGAAGAGTTCAAGCTTGTAACCGACCGTATCAAGGTTGGCCGCACCATGGAAGAAGCGCTTCAGGAAACGGCAGACCGCCTGAATATCCCTGAATTCAACTTCTTCTGTATCACGTTGGCTATTCAGCGTGAAACCGGTGGCAACTTGGCCGAAACGCTGTCCAATCTTTCCGAAGTGTTGCGCAAACGCGCGCAGATGAAGCTGAAAATCAAGGCGATGAGCTCGGAATCCAAGGCATCGGCCTATATCGTCGGTGCTCTACCCTTCCTCGTCTTTGCCCTGATCTACACCATCAACCCGACCTATCTTGGTGGCTTCTTCACCGATGATCGCCTGATCATCGCGGGCATGGGCGGGCTGACCTGGTTCAGCATCGGCATCTTCATCATGGCCAAGATGGTCAGCTTCGAAATCTGA
- the thiL gene encoding thiamine-phosphate kinase: MSKESALIDAMRVLANHPAARGLADDCAVLDFGGEVLVLTHDMMVEGVHWLPGQDMADVAWKLVATNLSDLAAKGAQPVGVLLGFTLGQGDERFIAGLSEALTAFDVPLLGGDTVSANGPRSLGLTALGRATHHPTPSRSGASAGDGLWITGPVGAAMLGFEALRDNTGQDSTAFRRPIPRLAEGRALAPLATAMMDVSDGLLIDAARMARASGMTLAIDSSAVPLPPALPAHRHDEAMRWGDDYELLFTLPAGIAPPIAAFQIGTTLRATPSPVIVDGAVPHGKLGYTHD, translated from the coding sequence ATGAGCAAGGAATCCGCCCTGATCGACGCCATGCGCGTATTGGCCAACCATCCCGCTGCGCGCGGGCTTGCCGATGATTGCGCGGTGCTGGACTTCGGCGGTGAAGTGCTGGTGCTGACGCATGACATGATGGTCGAAGGCGTCCATTGGCTGCCGGGACAGGACATGGCTGATGTGGCCTGGAAACTTGTCGCCACCAACCTGTCGGATCTTGCCGCAAAGGGCGCACAGCCGGTCGGCGTGCTGCTGGGCTTCACGCTGGGCCAGGGCGATGAAAGATTCATTGCCGGGCTGTCAGAAGCCCTCACCGCATTCGATGTGCCCTTGCTGGGCGGCGATACCGTCAGCGCCAATGGCCCGCGCAGCCTTGGCCTGACCGCGCTGGGCCGGGCCACGCACCACCCCACCCCTTCGCGATCAGGCGCATCGGCTGGCGATGGGCTGTGGATCACCGGCCCCGTCGGCGCCGCCATGCTGGGGTTCGAGGCCCTGCGGGATAACACTGGGCAAGACAGCACTGCCTTCCGCCGCCCAATCCCGCGCCTTGCCGAAGGCCGCGCACTGGCTCCGCTCGCCACTGCCATGATGGATGTGTCAGACGGCCTGCTGATCGATGCCGCGCGTATGGCCCGTGCCAGCGGCATGACCCTTGCCATCGACAGTAGCGCTGTGCCCTTGCCCCCAGCGCTGCCCGCCCACCGGCATGATGAAGCCATGCGCTGGGGTGACGATTACGAACTGCTGTTCACCCTGCCCGCAGGAATCGCGCCGCCAATCGCCGCCTTCCAGATCGGAACCACCCTTCGCGCAACACCATCACCTGTTATCGTCGATGGTGCAGTGCCGCATGGAAAGCTGGGTTATACGCACGATTAA
- a CDS encoding SDR family NAD(P)-dependent oxidoreductase — MKLDNTVAAVVTGGASGLGAATARALAAKGVKVAIFDLQKEKGEAMAAEIGGVFCEVNVTSDESVDAGFAKARAAHGQERILVNCAGTGNAIKTASRSKETGEIKHFPMDAFNWIIQINLVGTFRCIAKSAAGMMTLDPCDEFGSRGAIVNTASVAAEDGQMGQAAYSASKGGVVGMTLPIARDLMSEGIRVNTILPGIFNTPLLQGAPDNVKAALAASVPFPKRLGMPEEYANLAMCMIETGYFNGEDVRLDGAIRMAPR, encoded by the coding sequence ATGAAGCTTGATAACACCGTTGCCGCTGTGGTCACCGGCGGCGCGTCCGGCCTTGGTGCCGCCACCGCCCGCGCGCTGGCCGCAAAGGGCGTGAAGGTTGCCATCTTTGACCTTCAGAAGGAAAAGGGCGAAGCCATGGCTGCCGAGATTGGCGGCGTGTTCTGCGAAGTGAACGTGACCAGCGACGAAAGCGTCGATGCCGGTTTTGCCAAGGCCCGCGCCGCCCACGGGCAGGAACGCATTCTGGTGAACTGCGCTGGCACGGGCAACGCGATCAAGACCGCCAGTCGTTCCAAGGAAACCGGCGAGATCAAGCATTTCCCGATGGATGCGTTCAACTGGATCATCCAGATCAATCTGGTTGGCACGTTCCGCTGCATCGCCAAGTCAGCCGCGGGCATGATGACGCTTGATCCGTGCGACGAATTTGGTTCGCGCGGGGCAATCGTCAATACGGCCTCGGTTGCGGCGGAAGATGGCCAGATGGGGCAGGCGGCTTATTCGGCATCGAAGGGCGGCGTCGTGGGCATGACCCTGCCCATCGCGCGTGATCTGATGAGCGAAGGCATCCGCGTGAACACAATTCTGCCGGGCATTTTCAACACCCCACTGTTGCAGGGCGCTCCCGACAACGTGAAGGCGGCACTGGCTGCGTCGGTGCCGTTCCCCAAGCGTCTGGGTATGCCTGAGGAATACGCCAATCTTGCGATGTGCATGATCGAAACCGGATACTTCAACGGCGAGGATGTGCGTTTGGACGGCGCGATCCGCATGGCGCCGCGTTAA
- a CDS encoding crotonase/enoyl-CoA hydratase family protein, with protein sequence MSDYTQIRLDIADGIATITLHRPEKMNAFTGTMMNEMIDAFDKTDADDSVRAVIVTGSGDRAFCAGADLTPDDGKHVFSSGEAVTDLSDSRVRDGGGLLTLRIYQSKKPVIGAINGAAVGVGVTMQLPMDIRLASTKARFGLVFARRGIVPEACSSWFLPRIVGLPQALEWCMTGRVFDAYEALRGGLVRSLHEPEDLMPAAVALAREIADNTSAVSVAMTRAMLWHNPGLSHPMEAHRVDSRAIYTLSRGKDAAEGISSFLEKRAPTYPGRVSSDMPSFYPWWNEPGWE encoded by the coding sequence TTGAGCGATTATACGCAAATCCGGCTCGACATCGCCGATGGCATCGCCACGATCACGCTGCATCGGCCTGAGAAGATGAATGCCTTTACCGGCACCATGATGAACGAGATGATCGATGCGTTCGACAAGACTGACGCCGATGACAGCGTTCGGGCGGTGATTGTGACAGGATCAGGCGACCGGGCGTTTTGCGCTGGTGCCGACCTTACCCCTGATGACGGCAAGCACGTATTTTCCAGCGGCGAGGCGGTGACAGACCTTTCCGACTCGCGCGTGCGCGATGGTGGCGGGCTGCTGACACTGCGCATCTATCAGTCGAAGAAGCCCGTGATCGGCGCAATCAATGGTGCGGCGGTGGGCGTGGGTGTAACCATGCAATTACCGATGGACATCCGTCTTGCGTCGACCAAGGCCCGGTTCGGGCTGGTCTTTGCGCGGCGCGGGATCGTGCCTGAAGCGTGTTCAAGCTGGTTCCTGCCGCGCATCGTTGGGCTGCCGCAGGCGCTCGAATGGTGTATGACCGGACGGGTTTTCGATGCGTACGAAGCACTGCGCGGTGGCCTTGTGCGTTCACTTCACGAACCTGAGGATCTGATGCCTGCCGCCGTGGCGCTGGCGCGTGAGATTGCGGACAATACCAGCGCGGTTTCGGTGGCGATGACGCGGGCGATGTTGTGGCATAATCCCGGTCTTTCGCACCCGATGGAGGCACACCGGGTTGACAGCCGGGCAATTTACACGCTTTCGCGGGGGAAGGACGCAGCCGAAGGGATCAGCAGTTTCCTCGAAAAACGCGCGCCCACCTACCCTGGGCGGGTTTCTTCGGATATGCCGTCGTTTTATCCATGGTGGAATGAGCCGGGTTGGGAATGA
- a CDS encoding MarR family winged helix-turn-helix transcriptional regulator, which produces MPGTQTRLSDFMPYRMAITSNAVSSLIAGEYRSEFGLKIPEWRIMAVLGDAGPLTQRDLVRSTLMDKVAVNRACKVLEERGLVQRSPNEMDGRSHHLELTTSGCELHGQIWPQAVEMYERIFAAITPREQEKLRSILEKLLKAARAMEVEEK; this is translated from the coding sequence ATGCCCGGAACACAGACACGCCTTTCCGACTTCATGCCTTATCGCATGGCTATCACCTCGAACGCGGTGAGCAGCCTGATTGCGGGTGAATACCGCAGCGAATTTGGCCTTAAAATTCCCGAATGGCGGATCATGGCTGTCTTGGGCGATGCCGGGCCATTGACGCAACGCGATCTTGTTCGATCAACCCTGATGGACAAGGTGGCGGTTAATCGCGCCTGCAAGGTGTTGGAAGAGCGCGGGTTGGTGCAGCGCAGCCCTAATGAAATGGATGGCCGCTCGCACCACCTTGAACTGACCACATCGGGTTGTGAACTGCACGGCCAGATATGGCCTCAGGCGGTGGAGATGTATGAGCGGATTTTTGCCGCGATCACCCCGCGCGAACAGGAAAAGCTGCGCAGCATTCTGGAAAAGTTGTTGAAAGCAGCGCGTGCGATGGAGGTTGAGGAAAAGTGA
- a CDS encoding type II secretion system F family protein yields the protein MMNTTPSPTLLGFDVYFIGSILVAIAAVAVMLAIYAAVTVRDPMAKRVKALNERREQLKAGIVTSNARKRASIVHRNQTTDQIRGFLESLKVLQDSQLSVVQQKLAQAGIRKKEWAVAVILGRLIGPILFGLLGATMFYWSDMFADWSPIKRMLGLMAFLVAGYKGPDVFVQNMISKRTAAIRKGLPDALDLLVICAEAGLTVDAAFGRVSRELGRAYPELGDEFSLTAIELSFLTERRQAFENLAYRVDLQSVKGVVTTMVQTERYGTPLASALRVLSAEFRNDRMMRAEEKAARLPAIMTVPLILFILPVLFIVILGPAACSISDALINPSTPPK from the coding sequence ATGATGAACACCACGCCCAGTCCGACACTGCTCGGCTTCGATGTCTACTTTATCGGTTCGATCCTCGTTGCCATTGCCGCTGTTGCCGTAATGCTGGCCATCTATGCTGCGGTAACCGTGCGCGATCCGATGGCAAAGCGCGTCAAGGCGCTCAACGAAAGGCGCGAACAGCTCAAAGCTGGTATTGTCACCAGCAATGCACGCAAGCGGGCCAGCATTGTTCACCGCAACCAGACCACCGACCAGATTCGCGGTTTTCTGGAATCGCTCAAGGTTCTGCAGGACAGCCAGCTTTCGGTTGTACAGCAGAAGCTGGCGCAGGCAGGTATCCGCAAGAAGGAATGGGCAGTTGCGGTCATTCTGGGCCGCTTGATCGGACCGATCCTGTTCGGCCTGCTGGGCGCGACAATGTTCTACTGGTCCGACATGTTCGCCGACTGGTCACCCATCAAGCGCATGTTAGGCCTCATGGCTTTTCTGGTCGCTGGCTACAAAGGGCCGGACGTGTTCGTGCAGAACATGATTTCCAAGCGTACCGCGGCCATCCGCAAAGGCCTGCCCGATGCGCTTGACCTTCTGGTGATCTGCGCCGAAGCAGGCCTTACCGTCGACGCCGCCTTTGGCCGTGTGTCACGCGAACTCGGCCGGGCTTACCCGGAACTGGGTGATGAATTCTCGCTGACCGCGATCGAACTTTCGTTTCTCACAGAACGCCGCCAAGCCTTTGAAAACCTGGCTTATCGCGTCGATCTTCAATCGGTGAAGGGCGTCGTCACCACGATGGTCCAGACCGAACGCTACGGTACGCCACTGGCATCAGCGCTGCGCGTGCTGTCGGCCGAATTCCGTAATGACCGCATGATGCGCGCCGAAGAAAAGGCTGCACGCCTTCCTGCCATCATGACTGTGCCGCTGATCCTGTTCATCTTGCCGGTGCTGTTCATCGTCATTCTCGGCCCGGCGGCCTGTTCCATCAGTGACGCTCTTATCAACCCTTCAACACCGCCGAAATAG